One Solibacillus sp. R5-41 DNA segment encodes these proteins:
- a CDS encoding YceI family protein: MAKWTVDVSHANIGFQVKHMMVSKVKGNFDSFSADVEADDLSDLTTANITFNIDVASITTKSNDRDNHLKSADFFDVEKFPKIIFTSTSIQKSGDSYEVTGDLTIKDVTKPVTFDVEYNGKGTTPWGIEVYGFEGKAKINREKFGLTWNAALETGGVLVGKDIKISVELEVNPAQITE; encoded by the coding sequence ATGGCGAAATGGACAGTTGATGTGTCGCACGCGAATATTGGATTTCAAGTGAAACATATGATGGTATCAAAAGTAAAAGGTAACTTTGATTCATTTTCAGCCGATGTGGAAGCAGATGATTTATCTGACTTAACGACTGCAAACATTACGTTTAATATTGATGTAGCATCAATTACAACAAAAAGTAATGACCGTGATAACCACTTAAAATCAGCAGACTTTTTTGATGTTGAAAAATTTCCGAAGATCATATTTACATCGACGTCAATTCAAAAATCTGGTGATAGTTATGAGGTGACAGGAGATTTAACGATTAAGGATGTGACGAAACCGGTTACATTTGACGTAGAATACAACGGTAAAGGTACGACTCCTTGGGGCATTGAAGTTTATGGCTTTGAAGGGAAAGCAAAAATTAATCGTGAAAAATTTGGTCTAACTTGGAATGCTGCATTAGAAACGGGTGGCGTGCTCGTTGGAAAAGATATTAAAATTTCAGTTGAACTAGAAGTAAACCCAGCCCAAATTACAGAATAA
- a CDS encoding aldehyde dehydrogenase, whose translation MNFTAQDVEQMIEDQRAFYFTRTTKEVEFRKQQLVLLKASIKKHEHQVIEALASDLRKSEFEAFTTEIGIVYDSISYFLKNLDSWMKPELVKTPIQFQPGKSYIVREPYGVVLIIGPYNYPFQLIMEPLIGAIIGGNTAIVKPSESAVNTAAIVKTIIEETFPENYVRVVEGEKDEVTALIHAPFDYIFFTGSVAVGKVVARAAAERLTPVALELGGKSPVIVDQTANLEVAVKRIAWGKFNNTGQTCVAPDYILVHESVAKNFVKLMKKALREFYGEDSQNSEDYGRIINLRQFDRLQKILDSERNAVTFGGSTNREDLFIEPTLLENITWDSPSMEDELFGPLLPIMTYKELPQAIHEVRKLPKPLSAYLFSENEKAIQYFLQELPFGGGCINDVITHVGNTHLPFGGVGPSGINAYHGKASFENFTHAKSIMQRSNKLANSLLFPPYKQKVKLVRTIMK comes from the coding sequence ATGAATTTTACTGCGCAAGATGTTGAACAAATGATAGAGGATCAACGTGCATTTTATTTTACACGAACGACGAAAGAAGTAGAGTTCCGTAAGCAACAACTCGTGTTACTAAAAGCATCCATCAAAAAACATGAACACCAAGTAATAGAAGCGTTAGCATCTGATTTAAGAAAAAGTGAGTTTGAAGCATTTACAACTGAAATTGGAATAGTTTATGATAGCATTTCTTATTTTTTGAAAAATCTTGATAGTTGGATGAAACCGGAATTAGTAAAAACACCGATTCAATTTCAACCAGGGAAAAGCTATATTGTTCGTGAACCGTATGGCGTTGTATTAATTATTGGCCCATATAATTATCCATTCCAATTAATAATGGAGCCGCTTATTGGTGCAATTATTGGGGGCAATACGGCCATTGTGAAGCCTTCTGAATCAGCCGTGAATACTGCGGCAATTGTCAAAACAATTATTGAAGAAACATTCCCAGAAAATTATGTTCGTGTTGTTGAAGGGGAAAAGGATGAAGTAACCGCACTTATTCATGCGCCGTTTGATTATATTTTCTTTACAGGCAGTGTAGCTGTTGGAAAAGTAGTTGCCCGTGCTGCTGCAGAACGGTTAACACCAGTTGCACTTGAACTGGGTGGGAAAAGTCCTGTCATCGTTGACCAAACAGCCAATTTAGAAGTGGCTGTTAAACGAATTGCTTGGGGTAAATTTAATAATACAGGTCAAACATGTGTGGCACCTGACTACATACTTGTACATGAGTCCGTTGCGAAAAATTTTGTTAAGCTGATGAAAAAGGCGTTACGCGAATTTTACGGAGAGGATAGTCAAAACAGCGAGGATTATGGGCGCATTATTAACTTACGACAATTCGATCGCCTGCAAAAGATCCTTGATAGCGAACGAAATGCAGTTACATTTGGTGGAAGTACGAACCGTGAAGATTTATTTATTGAACCGACGTTGTTAGAAAATATTACGTGGGATAGTCCATCTATGGAAGATGAATTATTTGGACCGCTGCTGCCTATTATGACGTATAAAGAATTGCCGCAAGCGATACATGAAGTACGTAAATTGCCAAAACCATTAAGTGCGTATTTATTTTCTGAAAACGAAAAAGCGATTCAGTACTTTTTACAAGAGCTACCATTCGGTGGGGGTTGTATTAATGATGTGATTACACATGTCGGGAATACTCATTTACCGTTTGGGGGAGTTGGTCCATCGGGTATCAATGCCTATCACGGAAAAGCAAGTTTTGAAAACTTCACACATGCTAAATCCATTATGCAACGTTCAAATAAGCTAGCGAATAGTTTATTATTCCCACCGTATAAGCAAAAGGTGAAGCTTGTTCGTACGATTATGAAATAG
- a CDS encoding nitrogen regulation protein NR(II) yields the protein MYYIGSISYFGGIMQQLDILHKRNQLIYVTLLCSVLFHIFTPWLGFFNLNTFSLIVCITISISLSIIYFFKVNPKIFQYCLIFGWHFFVLSLTYQSDNIITLYSFLYFLIVLSIYRSIRLNITFSLIVVAESIFVLNFSHIPFNNSSGINEFLFIFFLILVCCVSLLQTFYVKYLWNHVEQSTLDREYNLTSKEAYLNMFFEQAEDAIAVFNLDDTIITVNPAFERLYGWTKEECIGKTLPLVPPRNVEEIAEQTKRLLLGESLHLLETQNMKRDGTVFDVQVSISPIYDPHGKMIAISLISRDISYIKENEQLVLQSEKLKLVGELAAGVAHEIRNPMTVISGFVQMMNEGDSSPYQEYTKLIQKEIERIDLILSEFLVLSRPQANQFVPIHLGATLDEVVQFLQYEFQQRNITLKIDNTYENVTINGNENQIKQVFINLFKNSMEAIDGCGTISIVLCNDLDENIVYISIKDTGSGIPPHVLERIFEPFYTTKTKGTGLGMMIINKILQDHNGTIKITSKQNVGTDILISFPIKLN from the coding sequence ATGTATTATATAGGTAGTATTTCTTACTTTGGAGGTATCATGCAACAACTAGACATTTTACATAAACGAAATCAATTAATCTATGTAACTCTTCTTTGTTCAGTACTTTTTCATATTTTTACGCCATGGCTTGGCTTTTTTAATTTGAATACTTTTAGTTTAATCGTTTGTATTACTATATCAATTAGCCTTTCAATCATTTACTTCTTTAAAGTGAATCCAAAAATTTTTCAATATTGCTTAATTTTTGGCTGGCATTTTTTTGTGTTATCTTTGACCTATCAAAGTGATAATATCATTACCTTGTACTCTTTTTTATATTTTTTAATTGTATTGAGTATTTACCGGTCTATACGGCTTAATATTACTTTTTCTCTTATCGTTGTTGCAGAATCAATTTTCGTCCTAAATTTCTCCCATATACCTTTTAATAATTCCAGCGGGATTAATGAGTTTTTATTTATATTTTTTTTAATACTCGTTTGCTGTGTTAGTTTACTACAAACTTTTTATGTAAAGTATCTATGGAATCATGTAGAGCAGTCTACTTTAGATCGTGAGTACAATTTGACATCCAAAGAGGCTTATTTAAACATGTTTTTTGAACAAGCAGAGGATGCCATTGCCGTTTTTAATTTAGATGATACGATTATTACGGTTAATCCAGCATTTGAACGTTTATATGGTTGGACGAAAGAGGAATGCATCGGTAAAACTTTGCCACTTGTGCCACCTAGAAATGTAGAGGAGATTGCTGAGCAGACAAAACGGCTTTTACTGGGGGAAAGTCTTCACTTGTTAGAAACACAGAATATGAAGCGAGACGGTACCGTTTTTGACGTTCAAGTTTCTATATCGCCTATTTATGACCCACACGGAAAGATGATTGCGATTTCGCTTATTTCCCGTGACATTTCTTATATTAAAGAAAATGAACAGCTCGTTTTACAATCTGAGAAGCTCAAATTAGTTGGCGAACTGGCTGCGGGTGTCGCCCATGAAATTCGAAACCCGATGACGGTCATATCTGGCTTTGTTCAAATGATGAATGAGGGCGATTCTTCACCTTATCAAGAATATACAAAACTTATTCAGAAGGAAATTGAACGCATTGATTTAATTTTATCCGAATTTCTCGTTCTTTCGCGTCCGCAAGCCAATCAATTCGTCCCGATTCACTTAGGAGCAACATTAGACGAGGTTGTCCAATTTCTTCAATATGAATTTCAACAAAGGAACATTACGCTAAAAATAGACAACACTTATGAAAATGTCACTATTAATGGCAATGAAAATCAGATTAAACAAGTCTTTATCAATCTTTTTAAAAATTCGATGGAAGCAATAGATGGATGTGGTACCATATCGATTGTGTTATGTAATGACCTCGATGAGAATATAGTTTATATCAGCATAAAAGATACCGGTTCCGGCATTCCACCACATGTTTTAGAGCGAATTTTTGAACCTTTCTATACGACAAAAACAAAAGGCACCGGCTTAGGTATGATGATTATTAATAAAATTCTTCAAGATCATAACGGTACAATCAAAATCACAAGTAAACAAAATGTTGGAACAGACATTTTAATCAGCTTTCCGATTAAGTTGAATTAG
- a CDS encoding UDP-N-acetylmuramoyl-L-alanyl-D-glutamate--2,6-diaminopimelate ligase: MYAEELLSTLMQKKVIGQLPNIVKDIAIDSRSVQPSSLFICIKGYTVDGHEYAQQAVDAGATVIVTERELELEGNVAQIIVQSTTRTLGLLAAKFFDYPSNDLMMVGITGTNGKTSVAGIIHNILIGLGEKSALSGTIGFNLNGVLYESANTTSDALNTQQMIFRAKMEGCRAMVMEVSSHGLALGRLAGVDYDVAIFTNLTHDHLDFHGTMEEYGNAKGLLFSQLGQDLEKNKHVVLNADDPWSKKYADATPFPIWTYGLHNDAIFRAENCLYEDGMTRFDMVTPEGTFHVNMHLLGEFNIYNVLAATAMFYARGFALEAVIEQIEMLPPVKGRMEKVMTDLPIQLFVDYAHTSDAIEKAINAALPYKKPENKLIFLVGTGGGRDKTKRPVMAEKASVADYVILTTDDPRYEEFDSITGDLAKGMAHENYACIGDRAEAVRHAIGIANAGDIIIFAGKGHEDYQIIENTKYPHSDAEIAIEAGKLKFV; this comes from the coding sequence ATGTATGCAGAAGAGCTATTAAGTACACTTATGCAAAAAAAGGTTATAGGACAATTACCGAACATCGTTAAGGACATTGCGATTGATTCTCGAAGTGTACAACCGAGCAGTCTATTTATTTGTATAAAAGGATATACAGTAGATGGTCATGAATACGCACAGCAAGCAGTGGATGCAGGGGCAACTGTGATTGTAACTGAGCGCGAGTTAGAGCTAGAAGGAAATGTAGCACAAATAATTGTCCAAAGCACAACGCGAACTTTAGGGCTATTAGCTGCCAAGTTTTTTGATTACCCATCGAATGATTTAATGATGGTTGGTATCACTGGAACGAACGGGAAAACGAGCGTTGCCGGCATTATTCATAATATTTTAATAGGGCTTGGTGAAAAATCAGCGCTATCAGGTACAATTGGATTTAATTTAAATGGTGTGCTATATGAATCAGCAAACACAACGAGTGACGCACTCAATACGCAACAAATGATTTTCCGTGCAAAAATGGAAGGTTGTCGTGCAATGGTCATGGAAGTTTCTTCTCACGGGTTAGCATTAGGTCGATTAGCAGGTGTTGATTATGATGTGGCCATTTTTACGAATTTAACGCATGATCATTTAGATTTCCATGGCACGATGGAGGAGTATGGAAATGCGAAAGGGCTACTATTTTCTCAGCTAGGACAAGATTTAGAGAAAAATAAACATGTTGTATTGAATGCCGATGATCCGTGGTCAAAAAAATATGCCGATGCAACACCTTTCCCAATATGGACATATGGTTTACATAATGATGCCATTTTCCGTGCAGAAAATTGCCTGTATGAAGATGGGATGACGCGTTTTGATATGGTCACTCCAGAAGGCACGTTTCATGTAAATATGCATTTATTAGGTGAATTTAATATTTATAATGTATTAGCTGCCACAGCGATGTTTTATGCGCGCGGCTTTGCATTAGAGGCTGTTATTGAACAAATCGAAATGTTGCCACCAGTAAAAGGGCGTATGGAAAAGGTCATGACCGATTTACCAATTCAACTTTTTGTCGACTATGCCCATACATCGGATGCTATTGAAAAAGCGATTAACGCCGCCTTACCGTATAAAAAGCCGGAGAATAAATTGATTTTCTTAGTTGGAACAGGTGGTGGACGAGATAAGACAAAACGTCCAGTTATGGCAGAAAAAGCATCGGTTGCGGATTATGTTATTTTAACGACAGATGACCCTCGTTATGAGGAATTTGATAGCATCACAGGTGACTTAGCAAAAGGGATGGCGCATGAAAATTATGCATGTATTGGAGACCGAGCTGAAGCCGTTCGTCATGCGATAGGTATTGCGAATGCTGGAGATATCATCATCTTTGCTGGCAAAGGGCATGAGGATTATCAAATTATTGAAAATACAAAATACCCACATAGTGATGCAGAAATTGCGATAGAAGCAGGGAAATTAAAATTTGTCTAA
- a CDS encoding VanZ family protein, protein MLLFFLYCVSIFSQTIIPDFYFMNGKIVFDTTSPYMRSNFTLLQTIHLYYDQLNGPFATIAFYNLAGNIILFIPFGFFIPLLFKRFRGWFKMHMVAFFIPLFIECTQHFIGRSIDVDDVLLNAIAIIIGFILFKALDRFRKNKKH, encoded by the coding sequence ATGCTACTATTTTTCCTATATTGCGTTAGCATTTTTTCTCAAACAATCATTCCCGATTTCTATTTTATGAATGGAAAAATTGTTTTTGATACGACTAGTCCATATATGCGTAGCAACTTCACCCTACTTCAAACGATTCATTTATATTATGATCAGCTAAATGGTCCTTTTGCGACGATTGCGTTTTATAATTTAGCTGGAAATATTATTTTATTTATCCCTTTTGGATTTTTCATTCCACTGCTTTTTAAACGGTTTAGAGGCTGGTTTAAGATGCATATGGTCGCATTTTTCATTCCGTTGTTTATCGAGTGCACACAGCATTTTATCGGTCGTAGTATTGATGTAGATGATGTTTTATTAAATGCCATTGCGATTATTATCGGATTTATTTTATTTAAAGCATTGGACCGATTCCGTAAAAATAAGAAACATTAA
- a CDS encoding peptide chain release factor 3 gives MTLEQDILSRRTFAIISHPDAGKTTITEKLLLFGGAIRDAGTVKGKKSGKFATSDWMEIEKQRGISVTSSVMQFDYSDCRVNILDTPGHQDFSEDTYRTLLAVDSAVMVVDAAKGIETQTLKLFKVCKMRGIPIFTFINKLDRQGKEPLELIEELEEVLGISAYPMNWPIGMGKEFLGIYDRYNRRIEQFRTEEADRYLPLDEAGQLAVEHPMKVTSYYTQAMDDIELLNEAGNAYSEDKIRRGELTPVFFGSALTNFGVQTFLDTYLKFAPVPQPRITEEEQFIDPVDHKEFSGFIFKIQANMNPAHRDRIAFVRIVSGKFERGMNMTLARTGKSFKVTQSTQFLADDREIVDEAVAGDIIGLYDTGTYQIGDTVVGGKKGFNFERLPQFTPEIFMRVSAKNVMKGKQFQKGVLQLVQEGAIQYFKTLHTEEIILGAVGQLQFEVFQHRMSNEYNVEVTMDPIGSKIARWIENEEDVKDSMHSQRSMLVKDRFDNKVFLFENEFAMRWFSDKNENIQLYSFL, from the coding sequence ATGACTTTAGAACAAGATATATTATCACGTCGTACATTTGCAATCATCAGTCACCCCGATGCTGGTAAAACGACAATTACAGAAAAATTGCTGTTATTCGGCGGTGCAATTCGTGACGCAGGTACGGTAAAAGGAAAAAAATCAGGTAAATTTGCCACATCTGACTGGATGGAAATTGAAAAGCAACGTGGGATTTCTGTAACGTCTTCAGTAATGCAATTCGATTATTCAGATTGCCGTGTCAACATCCTAGACACACCAGGGCACCAAGATTTCTCTGAGGACACGTATCGTACATTATTGGCGGTAGACTCAGCTGTCATGGTAGTCGATGCAGCGAAGGGGATCGAGACACAAACGTTAAAACTATTTAAAGTATGTAAAATGCGCGGTATTCCGATTTTTACATTCATCAATAAGTTAGACCGACAAGGGAAAGAACCACTTGAATTGATTGAAGAGTTAGAGGAAGTTCTTGGCATTTCAGCATATCCAATGAACTGGCCAATCGGGATGGGGAAAGAATTCCTAGGTATTTACGATCGTTATAATCGTCGTATTGAACAATTCCGTACAGAAGAAGCGGATCGTTATTTACCACTTGATGAGGCAGGTCAATTAGCCGTAGAACATCCAATGAAAGTGACTTCTTACTATACGCAAGCGATGGATGATATTGAATTATTAAATGAAGCGGGTAATGCGTATTCTGAGGATAAAATTCGTCGTGGTGAGTTAACGCCTGTATTTTTCGGTTCGGCATTAACAAATTTCGGTGTTCAAACGTTCCTTGATACGTATTTAAAATTTGCACCAGTACCTCAACCACGTATTACAGAAGAGGAGCAATTTATTGATCCTGTAGACCATAAAGAATTTTCTGGTTTCATTTTCAAAATTCAAGCGAACATGAACCCTGCCCACCGTGACCGAATTGCGTTTGTGCGTATCGTATCGGGTAAATTTGAGCGAGGTATGAATATGACGCTTGCTCGTACTGGTAAATCATTTAAAGTGACACAATCCACGCAGTTTTTAGCGGATGATCGTGAAATCGTAGACGAGGCAGTAGCGGGAGATATTATCGGTCTTTATGATACAGGTACGTATCAAATTGGCGATACCGTTGTGGGTGGAAAAAAAGGCTTTAACTTTGAAAGACTTCCACAATTTACACCAGAAATTTTTATGCGCGTGTCCGCGAAAAACGTCATGAAAGGGAAGCAATTCCAAAAAGGCGTATTACAGTTAGTGCAAGAAGGCGCTATTCAATATTTTAAAACATTACACACGGAAGAAATTATTCTTGGAGCTGTTGGTCAATTACAGTTTGAAGTATTCCAACATCGTATGAGTAATGAATATAATGTTGAAGTAACGATGGATCCAATTGGTAGCAAAATTGCACGATGGATTGAGAACGAGGAAGATGTGAAGGATTCAATGCATTCACAACGTTCAATGCTTGTAAAAGACCGTTTTGACAATAAAGTATTTTTATTTGAAAATGAATTTGCAATGCGTTGGTTCTCAGATAAAAACGAAAACATTCAGTTGTATAGCTTCTTATAG